The Daucus carota subsp. sativus chromosome 7, DH1 v3.0, whole genome shotgun sequence genome window below encodes:
- the LOC108196643 gene encoding DNA-(apurinic or apyrimidinic site) endonuclease 2 isoform X1, which translates to MKIVTYNVNGLRPRIQQFGSLLKLLTSLDADIICLQETKLAKHDLRADMVWADGYESFFSCTRARIGYSGVATFCRVKCAFSSCEVALPVDAEEGFTGLLENSRGFGDGKDERVVEGLEEFSKDELLKVDSEGRCIITDHGHFVLFNIYGPRADPDDAERIQFKHNFFKILQKRWDAILRQGRRLIVVGDINIAPAAIDRCDAKPDFEKNEFREWFRSLLVENGGPFADVFRAKHPERKEAYTCWSTSSGAEIFNFGSRIDHILSAGKCLHEHSTDGHDFLTCHVRECEILTQFKRWQSGNTTGRWKGGAGIKLKGSDHAPVCMSLDEIPIISQHNTPLLSTRYCPQVEGCQQTLVSMLARRQTAEHLKSNGQSNSSLVTDTKVSMKRSSDNAAAPDLSLDGLVDSSHMKQRDNALESVECSQSSPNEASWSKMLCLSSSPDKPISRVQSKKKPKQSQGSQLSLRSFFQKSSVPIDGINSSGTSDKTGDAPASDQFSKGDSMRYDEMNTKTDSVSKINMSLQDHAPADSLCSTVEEKRNVAVAEWQRIQEVMQSSIPLCKGHSEPCVSRIVRKSGPNLGRKFFVCARAEELNFGSCRGLHRILKQIVITSNGRLQNLITKQEDNDWQYNVFYLWGSTKSRNNSTADHLIRSLLKFPSLLISSLTDLFPISVCSTLFCRMQELDFPPGLSFKTEM; encoded by the exons ATGAAGATAGTAACTTACAACGTTAATGGGTTGAGACCTCGTATTCAACAGTTCGGTTCTCTTCTCAAATTGCTCACTTCTCTTGATGCTGATATCATCTGCCTTCAG GAGACAAAACTAGCAAAACATGACTTGAGAGCAGATATGGTGTGGGCAGATGGATAtgagtctttcttttcttgcaCCAGAGCCCGTATCGGTTATTCTG GTGTTGCGACATTTTGCCGAGTAAAATGTGCTTTTTCAAGCTGTGAAGTAGCTTTGCCGGTTGATGCAGAGGAAGGATTTACGGGTCTGCTTGAGAATTCTCGAGGGTTTGGAGATGGGAAAGATGAGCGTGTTGTTGAAGGGCTAGAAGAGTTTTCTAAAGATGAACTTCTTAAAGTTGATAGTGAAGGTCGCTGCATTATCACTGATCATGGACATTTTG TTTTATTCAACATATATGGGCCTCGGGCTGATCCTGACGATGCTGAAAGAATCCAATTTAAGCATAATTTTTTCAAGATCTTGCAG AAAAGATGGGATGCAATCCTCCGCCAAGGAAGAAGGCTGATTGTCGTTGGTGATATCAACATTGCTCCTGCTGCTATAGATCGTTGTGATGCGAAACcagattttgagaaaaatga GTTTAGAGAATGGTTTAGATCTTTGCTTGTAGAAAATGGAGGCCCATTTGCTGATGTATTTCGAGCAAAACATCCCGAAAG GAAAGAAGCATATACTTGCTGGTCGACAAGTTCAGGTGCTgagatttttaattttggatcaAGAATTGACCATATTCTCAGTGCTGGGAAATGTCTACATGAGCACAGTACAGATGGTCATGACTTTTTAACTTGCCATGTCAGGGAGTGTGAGATATTGACACAGTTTAAACGGTGGCAATCTGGAAATACAACAGG CAGGTGGAAAGGAGGGGCAGGTATAAAATTGAAGGGGTCTGACCATGCTCCTGTCTGTATGAGCCTCGATGAGATCCCAATTATATCACAACACAATACCCCCTTGTTATCTACAAGATATTGTCCTCAGGTTGAAGGGTGTCAACAAACTCTTG TATCAATGCTAGCAAGAAGACAAACAGCTGAGCATTTGAAAAGCAATGGACAGTCCAATTCCTCCCTGGTCACAGATACTAAAGTGAGCATGAAAAGATCATCTGATAATGCTGCTGCACCAGACTTGTCTCTTGACGGATTGGTCGATTCTTCACATATGAAACAAAGAGATAATGCTTTAGAATCAGTTGAGTGCTCCCAAAGTTCTCCTAATGAAGCTTCTTGGAGCAAGATGCTTTGTTTAAGCAGCAGTCCTGATAAACCAATTTCTCGTGTACAAAGCAAAAAGAAACCAAAACAAAGTCAGGGGTCCCAGCTCTCACTTCGATCGTTTTTTCAGAAGAGTTCAGTTCCTATTGATGGCATAAACAGCAGTGGTACATCTGATAAAACAGGAGATGCTCCAGCTTCTGACCAATTCTCTAAAGGAGATTCCATGAGGTATGATGAAATGAACACAAAAACAGACTCGGTTTCAAAGATAAATAtgtctcttcaagatcatgctCCGGCAGATTCATTATGTTCTACAGTAGAGGAAAAGAGAAATGTTGCTGTAGCTGAATGGCAAAGGATTCAAGAAGTCATGCAGAGCAGCATACCTCTGTGTAAAGGCCACAGTGAACCTTGTGTCTCTCGAATTGTCAGAAAATCTGGTCCTAATCTGGGTCGTAAATTCTTCGTCTGTGCTCGTGCTGAG GAATTGAATTTTGGTTCATGCAGGGGCCTGCATCGAATCCTGAAGCAAATTGTAATTACTTCAAATGGGCGGCTTCAAAATCTAATCACAAAGCAAGAGGACAATGATTGGCAGTACAATGTTTTTTACTTATGGGGTTCTACCAAGTCACGTAATAACTCTACTGCTGACCATTTGATAAGATCTTTGCTGAAATTTCCTTCCCTCTTGATAAGTAGTTTGACCGACCTCTTTCCGATCTCTGTCTGTTCTACACTTTTTTGTAGGATGCAAGAACTAGATTTTCCTCCGGGGCTCAGTTTCAAAACGGAAATGTGA
- the LOC108196643 gene encoding DNA-(apurinic or apyrimidinic site) endonuclease 2 isoform X4: MKIVTYNVNGLRPRIQQFGSLLKLLTSLDADIICLQETKLAKHDLRADMVWADGYESFFSCTRARIGYSGVATFCRVKCAFSSCEVALPVDAEEGFTGLLENSRGFGDGKDERVVEGLEEFSKDELLKVDSEGRCIITDHGHFVLFNIYGPRADPDDAERIQFKHNFFKILQKRWDAILRQGRRLIVVGDINIAPAAIDRCDAKPDFEKNEFREWFRSLLVENGGPFADVFRAKHPERKEAYTCWSTSSGAEIFNFGSRIDHILSAGKCLHEHSTDGHDFLTCHVRECEILTQFKRWQSGNTTGWKGGAGIKLKGSDHAPVCMSLDEIPIISQHNTPLLSTRYCPQVEGCQQTLVSMLARRQTAEHLKSNGQSNSSLVTDTKVSMKRSSDNAAAPDLSLDGLVDSSHMKQRDNALESVECSQSSPNEASWSKMLCLSSSPDKPISRVQSKKKPKQSQGSQLSLRSFFQKSSVPIDGINSSGTSDKTGDAPASDQFSKGDSMRYDEMNTKTDSVSKINMSLQDHAPADSLCSTVEEKRNVAVAEWQRIQEVMQSSIPLCKGHSEPCVSRIVRKSGPNLGRKFFVCARAEGPASNPEANCNYFKWAASKSNHKARGQ; the protein is encoded by the exons ATGAAGATAGTAACTTACAACGTTAATGGGTTGAGACCTCGTATTCAACAGTTCGGTTCTCTTCTCAAATTGCTCACTTCTCTTGATGCTGATATCATCTGCCTTCAG GAGACAAAACTAGCAAAACATGACTTGAGAGCAGATATGGTGTGGGCAGATGGATAtgagtctttcttttcttgcaCCAGAGCCCGTATCGGTTATTCTG GTGTTGCGACATTTTGCCGAGTAAAATGTGCTTTTTCAAGCTGTGAAGTAGCTTTGCCGGTTGATGCAGAGGAAGGATTTACGGGTCTGCTTGAGAATTCTCGAGGGTTTGGAGATGGGAAAGATGAGCGTGTTGTTGAAGGGCTAGAAGAGTTTTCTAAAGATGAACTTCTTAAAGTTGATAGTGAAGGTCGCTGCATTATCACTGATCATGGACATTTTG TTTTATTCAACATATATGGGCCTCGGGCTGATCCTGACGATGCTGAAAGAATCCAATTTAAGCATAATTTTTTCAAGATCTTGCAG AAAAGATGGGATGCAATCCTCCGCCAAGGAAGAAGGCTGATTGTCGTTGGTGATATCAACATTGCTCCTGCTGCTATAGATCGTTGTGATGCGAAACcagattttgagaaaaatga GTTTAGAGAATGGTTTAGATCTTTGCTTGTAGAAAATGGAGGCCCATTTGCTGATGTATTTCGAGCAAAACATCCCGAAAG GAAAGAAGCATATACTTGCTGGTCGACAAGTTCAGGTGCTgagatttttaattttggatcaAGAATTGACCATATTCTCAGTGCTGGGAAATGTCTACATGAGCACAGTACAGATGGTCATGACTTTTTAACTTGCCATGTCAGGGAGTGTGAGATATTGACACAGTTTAAACGGTGGCAATCTGGAAATACAACAGG GTGGAAAGGAGGGGCAGGTATAAAATTGAAGGGGTCTGACCATGCTCCTGTCTGTATGAGCCTCGATGAGATCCCAATTATATCACAACACAATACCCCCTTGTTATCTACAAGATATTGTCCTCAGGTTGAAGGGTGTCAACAAACTCTTG TATCAATGCTAGCAAGAAGACAAACAGCTGAGCATTTGAAAAGCAATGGACAGTCCAATTCCTCCCTGGTCACAGATACTAAAGTGAGCATGAAAAGATCATCTGATAATGCTGCTGCACCAGACTTGTCTCTTGACGGATTGGTCGATTCTTCACATATGAAACAAAGAGATAATGCTTTAGAATCAGTTGAGTGCTCCCAAAGTTCTCCTAATGAAGCTTCTTGGAGCAAGATGCTTTGTTTAAGCAGCAGTCCTGATAAACCAATTTCTCGTGTACAAAGCAAAAAGAAACCAAAACAAAGTCAGGGGTCCCAGCTCTCACTTCGATCGTTTTTTCAGAAGAGTTCAGTTCCTATTGATGGCATAAACAGCAGTGGTACATCTGATAAAACAGGAGATGCTCCAGCTTCTGACCAATTCTCTAAAGGAGATTCCATGAGGTATGATGAAATGAACACAAAAACAGACTCGGTTTCAAAGATAAATAtgtctcttcaagatcatgctCCGGCAGATTCATTATGTTCTACAGTAGAGGAAAAGAGAAATGTTGCTGTAGCTGAATGGCAAAGGATTCAAGAAGTCATGCAGAGCAGCATACCTCTGTGTAAAGGCCACAGTGAACCTTGTGTCTCTCGAATTGTCAGAAAATCTGGTCCTAATCTGGGTCGTAAATTCTTCGTCTGTGCTCGTGCTGAG GGGCCTGCATCGAATCCTGAAGCAAATTGTAATTACTTCAAATGGGCGGCTTCAAAATCTAATCACAAAGCAAGAGGACAATGA
- the LOC108196643 gene encoding DNA-(apurinic or apyrimidinic site) endonuclease 2 isoform X2 has product MKIVTYNVNGLRPRIQQFGSLLKLLTSLDADIICLQETKLAKHDLRADMVWADGYESFFSCTRARIGYSGVATFCRVKCAFSSCEVALPVDAEEGFTGLLENSRGFGDGKDERVVEGLEEFSKDELLKVDSEGRCIITDHGHFVLFNIYGPRADPDDAERIQFKHNFFKILQKRWDAILRQGRRLIVVGDINIAPAAIDRCDAKPDFEKNEFREWFRSLLVENGGPFADVFRAKHPERKEAYTCWSTSSGAEIFNFGSRIDHILSAGKCLHEHSTDGHDFLTCHVRECEILTQFKRWQSGNTTGWKGGAGIKLKGSDHAPVCMSLDEIPIISQHNTPLLSTRYCPQVEGCQQTLVSMLARRQTAEHLKSNGQSNSSLVTDTKVSMKRSSDNAAAPDLSLDGLVDSSHMKQRDNALESVECSQSSPNEASWSKMLCLSSSPDKPISRVQSKKKPKQSQGSQLSLRSFFQKSSVPIDGINSSGTSDKTGDAPASDQFSKGDSMRYDEMNTKTDSVSKINMSLQDHAPADSLCSTVEEKRNVAVAEWQRIQEVMQSSIPLCKGHSEPCVSRIVRKSGPNLGRKFFVCARAEELNFGSCRGLHRILKQIVITSNGRLQNLITKQEDNDWQYNVFYLWGSTKSRNNSTADHLIRSLLKFPSLLISSLTDLFPISVCSTLFCRMQELDFPPGLSFKTEM; this is encoded by the exons ATGAAGATAGTAACTTACAACGTTAATGGGTTGAGACCTCGTATTCAACAGTTCGGTTCTCTTCTCAAATTGCTCACTTCTCTTGATGCTGATATCATCTGCCTTCAG GAGACAAAACTAGCAAAACATGACTTGAGAGCAGATATGGTGTGGGCAGATGGATAtgagtctttcttttcttgcaCCAGAGCCCGTATCGGTTATTCTG GTGTTGCGACATTTTGCCGAGTAAAATGTGCTTTTTCAAGCTGTGAAGTAGCTTTGCCGGTTGATGCAGAGGAAGGATTTACGGGTCTGCTTGAGAATTCTCGAGGGTTTGGAGATGGGAAAGATGAGCGTGTTGTTGAAGGGCTAGAAGAGTTTTCTAAAGATGAACTTCTTAAAGTTGATAGTGAAGGTCGCTGCATTATCACTGATCATGGACATTTTG TTTTATTCAACATATATGGGCCTCGGGCTGATCCTGACGATGCTGAAAGAATCCAATTTAAGCATAATTTTTTCAAGATCTTGCAG AAAAGATGGGATGCAATCCTCCGCCAAGGAAGAAGGCTGATTGTCGTTGGTGATATCAACATTGCTCCTGCTGCTATAGATCGTTGTGATGCGAAACcagattttgagaaaaatga GTTTAGAGAATGGTTTAGATCTTTGCTTGTAGAAAATGGAGGCCCATTTGCTGATGTATTTCGAGCAAAACATCCCGAAAG GAAAGAAGCATATACTTGCTGGTCGACAAGTTCAGGTGCTgagatttttaattttggatcaAGAATTGACCATATTCTCAGTGCTGGGAAATGTCTACATGAGCACAGTACAGATGGTCATGACTTTTTAACTTGCCATGTCAGGGAGTGTGAGATATTGACACAGTTTAAACGGTGGCAATCTGGAAATACAACAGG GTGGAAAGGAGGGGCAGGTATAAAATTGAAGGGGTCTGACCATGCTCCTGTCTGTATGAGCCTCGATGAGATCCCAATTATATCACAACACAATACCCCCTTGTTATCTACAAGATATTGTCCTCAGGTTGAAGGGTGTCAACAAACTCTTG TATCAATGCTAGCAAGAAGACAAACAGCTGAGCATTTGAAAAGCAATGGACAGTCCAATTCCTCCCTGGTCACAGATACTAAAGTGAGCATGAAAAGATCATCTGATAATGCTGCTGCACCAGACTTGTCTCTTGACGGATTGGTCGATTCTTCACATATGAAACAAAGAGATAATGCTTTAGAATCAGTTGAGTGCTCCCAAAGTTCTCCTAATGAAGCTTCTTGGAGCAAGATGCTTTGTTTAAGCAGCAGTCCTGATAAACCAATTTCTCGTGTACAAAGCAAAAAGAAACCAAAACAAAGTCAGGGGTCCCAGCTCTCACTTCGATCGTTTTTTCAGAAGAGTTCAGTTCCTATTGATGGCATAAACAGCAGTGGTACATCTGATAAAACAGGAGATGCTCCAGCTTCTGACCAATTCTCTAAAGGAGATTCCATGAGGTATGATGAAATGAACACAAAAACAGACTCGGTTTCAAAGATAAATAtgtctcttcaagatcatgctCCGGCAGATTCATTATGTTCTACAGTAGAGGAAAAGAGAAATGTTGCTGTAGCTGAATGGCAAAGGATTCAAGAAGTCATGCAGAGCAGCATACCTCTGTGTAAAGGCCACAGTGAACCTTGTGTCTCTCGAATTGTCAGAAAATCTGGTCCTAATCTGGGTCGTAAATTCTTCGTCTGTGCTCGTGCTGAG GAATTGAATTTTGGTTCATGCAGGGGCCTGCATCGAATCCTGAAGCAAATTGTAATTACTTCAAATGGGCGGCTTCAAAATCTAATCACAAAGCAAGAGGACAATGATTGGCAGTACAATGTTTTTTACTTATGGGGTTCTACCAAGTCACGTAATAACTCTACTGCTGACCATTTGATAAGATCTTTGCTGAAATTTCCTTCCCTCTTGATAAGTAGTTTGACCGACCTCTTTCCGATCTCTGTCTGTTCTACACTTTTTTGTAGGATGCAAGAACTAGATTTTCCTCCGGGGCTCAGTTTCAAAACGGAAATGTGA
- the LOC108196643 gene encoding DNA-(apurinic or apyrimidinic site) endonuclease 2 isoform X3: MKIVTYNVNGLRPRIQQFGSLLKLLTSLDADIICLQETKLAKHDLRADMVWADGYESFFSCTRARIGYSGVATFCRVKCAFSSCEVALPVDAEEGFTGLLENSRGFGDGKDERVVEGLEEFSKDELLKVDSEGRCIITDHGHFVLFNIYGPRADPDDAERIQFKHNFFKILQKRWDAILRQGRRLIVVGDINIAPAAIDRCDAKPDFEKNEFREWFRSLLVENGGPFADVFRAKHPERKEAYTCWSTSSGAEIFNFGSRIDHILSAGKCLHEHSTDGHDFLTCHVRECEILTQFKRWQSGNTTGRWKGGAGIKLKGSDHAPVCMSLDEIPIISQHNTPLLSTRYCPQVEGCQQTLVSMLARRQTAEHLKSNGQSNSSLVTDTKVSMKRSSDNAAAPDLSLDGLVDSSHMKQRDNALESVECSQSSPNEASWSKMLCLSSSPDKPISRVQSKKKPKQSQGSQLSLRSFFQKSSVPIDGINSSGTSDKTGDAPASDQFSKGDSMRYDEMNTKTDSVSKINMSLQDHAPADSLCSTVEEKRNVAVAEWQRIQEVMQSSIPLCKGHSEPCVSRIVRKSGPNLGRKFFVCARAEGPASNPEANCNYFKWAASKSNHKARGQ, from the exons ATGAAGATAGTAACTTACAACGTTAATGGGTTGAGACCTCGTATTCAACAGTTCGGTTCTCTTCTCAAATTGCTCACTTCTCTTGATGCTGATATCATCTGCCTTCAG GAGACAAAACTAGCAAAACATGACTTGAGAGCAGATATGGTGTGGGCAGATGGATAtgagtctttcttttcttgcaCCAGAGCCCGTATCGGTTATTCTG GTGTTGCGACATTTTGCCGAGTAAAATGTGCTTTTTCAAGCTGTGAAGTAGCTTTGCCGGTTGATGCAGAGGAAGGATTTACGGGTCTGCTTGAGAATTCTCGAGGGTTTGGAGATGGGAAAGATGAGCGTGTTGTTGAAGGGCTAGAAGAGTTTTCTAAAGATGAACTTCTTAAAGTTGATAGTGAAGGTCGCTGCATTATCACTGATCATGGACATTTTG TTTTATTCAACATATATGGGCCTCGGGCTGATCCTGACGATGCTGAAAGAATCCAATTTAAGCATAATTTTTTCAAGATCTTGCAG AAAAGATGGGATGCAATCCTCCGCCAAGGAAGAAGGCTGATTGTCGTTGGTGATATCAACATTGCTCCTGCTGCTATAGATCGTTGTGATGCGAAACcagattttgagaaaaatga GTTTAGAGAATGGTTTAGATCTTTGCTTGTAGAAAATGGAGGCCCATTTGCTGATGTATTTCGAGCAAAACATCCCGAAAG GAAAGAAGCATATACTTGCTGGTCGACAAGTTCAGGTGCTgagatttttaattttggatcaAGAATTGACCATATTCTCAGTGCTGGGAAATGTCTACATGAGCACAGTACAGATGGTCATGACTTTTTAACTTGCCATGTCAGGGAGTGTGAGATATTGACACAGTTTAAACGGTGGCAATCTGGAAATACAACAGG CAGGTGGAAAGGAGGGGCAGGTATAAAATTGAAGGGGTCTGACCATGCTCCTGTCTGTATGAGCCTCGATGAGATCCCAATTATATCACAACACAATACCCCCTTGTTATCTACAAGATATTGTCCTCAGGTTGAAGGGTGTCAACAAACTCTTG TATCAATGCTAGCAAGAAGACAAACAGCTGAGCATTTGAAAAGCAATGGACAGTCCAATTCCTCCCTGGTCACAGATACTAAAGTGAGCATGAAAAGATCATCTGATAATGCTGCTGCACCAGACTTGTCTCTTGACGGATTGGTCGATTCTTCACATATGAAACAAAGAGATAATGCTTTAGAATCAGTTGAGTGCTCCCAAAGTTCTCCTAATGAAGCTTCTTGGAGCAAGATGCTTTGTTTAAGCAGCAGTCCTGATAAACCAATTTCTCGTGTACAAAGCAAAAAGAAACCAAAACAAAGTCAGGGGTCCCAGCTCTCACTTCGATCGTTTTTTCAGAAGAGTTCAGTTCCTATTGATGGCATAAACAGCAGTGGTACATCTGATAAAACAGGAGATGCTCCAGCTTCTGACCAATTCTCTAAAGGAGATTCCATGAGGTATGATGAAATGAACACAAAAACAGACTCGGTTTCAAAGATAAATAtgtctcttcaagatcatgctCCGGCAGATTCATTATGTTCTACAGTAGAGGAAAAGAGAAATGTTGCTGTAGCTGAATGGCAAAGGATTCAAGAAGTCATGCAGAGCAGCATACCTCTGTGTAAAGGCCACAGTGAACCTTGTGTCTCTCGAATTGTCAGAAAATCTGGTCCTAATCTGGGTCGTAAATTCTTCGTCTGTGCTCGTGCTGAG GGGCCTGCATCGAATCCTGAAGCAAATTGTAATTACTTCAAATGGGCGGCTTCAAAATCTAATCACAAAGCAAGAGGACAATGA
- the LOC108196643 gene encoding DNA-(apurinic or apyrimidinic site) endonuclease 2 isoform X5, which produces MNFLKLIVKVAALSLIMDILFYSTYMGLGLILTMLKESNLSIIFSRSCRWDAILRQGRRLIVVGDINIAPAAIDRCDAKPDFEKNEFREWFRSLLVENGGPFADVFRAKHPERKEAYTCWSTSSGAEIFNFGSRIDHILSAGKCLHEHSTDGHDFLTCHVRECEILTQFKRWQSGNTTGRWKGGAGIKLKGSDHAPVCMSLDEIPIISQHNTPLLSTRYCPQVEGCQQTLVSMLARRQTAEHLKSNGQSNSSLVTDTKVSMKRSSDNAAAPDLSLDGLVDSSHMKQRDNALESVECSQSSPNEASWSKMLCLSSSPDKPISRVQSKKKPKQSQGSQLSLRSFFQKSSVPIDGINSSGTSDKTGDAPASDQFSKGDSMRYDEMNTKTDSVSKINMSLQDHAPADSLCSTVEEKRNVAVAEWQRIQEVMQSSIPLCKGHSEPCVSRIVRKSGPNLGRKFFVCARAEELNFGSCRGLHRILKQIVITSNGRLQNLITKQEDNDWQYNVFYLWGSTKSRNNSTADHLIRSLLKFPSLLISSLTDLFPISVCSTLFCRMQELDFPPGLSFKTEM; this is translated from the exons ATGAACTTCTTAAAGTTGATAGTGAAGGTCGCTGCATTATCACTGATCATGGACATTTTG TTTTATTCAACATATATGGGCCTCGGGCTGATCCTGACGATGCTGAAAGAATCCAATTTAAGCATAATTTTTTCAAGATCTTGCAG ATGGGATGCAATCCTCCGCCAAGGAAGAAGGCTGATTGTCGTTGGTGATATCAACATTGCTCCTGCTGCTATAGATCGTTGTGATGCGAAACcagattttgagaaaaatga GTTTAGAGAATGGTTTAGATCTTTGCTTGTAGAAAATGGAGGCCCATTTGCTGATGTATTTCGAGCAAAACATCCCGAAAG GAAAGAAGCATATACTTGCTGGTCGACAAGTTCAGGTGCTgagatttttaattttggatcaAGAATTGACCATATTCTCAGTGCTGGGAAATGTCTACATGAGCACAGTACAGATGGTCATGACTTTTTAACTTGCCATGTCAGGGAGTGTGAGATATTGACACAGTTTAAACGGTGGCAATCTGGAAATACAACAGG CAGGTGGAAAGGAGGGGCAGGTATAAAATTGAAGGGGTCTGACCATGCTCCTGTCTGTATGAGCCTCGATGAGATCCCAATTATATCACAACACAATACCCCCTTGTTATCTACAAGATATTGTCCTCAGGTTGAAGGGTGTCAACAAACTCTTG TATCAATGCTAGCAAGAAGACAAACAGCTGAGCATTTGAAAAGCAATGGACAGTCCAATTCCTCCCTGGTCACAGATACTAAAGTGAGCATGAAAAGATCATCTGATAATGCTGCTGCACCAGACTTGTCTCTTGACGGATTGGTCGATTCTTCACATATGAAACAAAGAGATAATGCTTTAGAATCAGTTGAGTGCTCCCAAAGTTCTCCTAATGAAGCTTCTTGGAGCAAGATGCTTTGTTTAAGCAGCAGTCCTGATAAACCAATTTCTCGTGTACAAAGCAAAAAGAAACCAAAACAAAGTCAGGGGTCCCAGCTCTCACTTCGATCGTTTTTTCAGAAGAGTTCAGTTCCTATTGATGGCATAAACAGCAGTGGTACATCTGATAAAACAGGAGATGCTCCAGCTTCTGACCAATTCTCTAAAGGAGATTCCATGAGGTATGATGAAATGAACACAAAAACAGACTCGGTTTCAAAGATAAATAtgtctcttcaagatcatgctCCGGCAGATTCATTATGTTCTACAGTAGAGGAAAAGAGAAATGTTGCTGTAGCTGAATGGCAAAGGATTCAAGAAGTCATGCAGAGCAGCATACCTCTGTGTAAAGGCCACAGTGAACCTTGTGTCTCTCGAATTGTCAGAAAATCTGGTCCTAATCTGGGTCGTAAATTCTTCGTCTGTGCTCGTGCTGAG GAATTGAATTTTGGTTCATGCAGGGGCCTGCATCGAATCCTGAAGCAAATTGTAATTACTTCAAATGGGCGGCTTCAAAATCTAATCACAAAGCAAGAGGACAATGATTGGCAGTACAATGTTTTTTACTTATGGGGTTCTACCAAGTCACGTAATAACTCTACTGCTGACCATTTGATAAGATCTTTGCTGAAATTTCCTTCCCTCTTGATAAGTAGTTTGACCGACCTCTTTCCGATCTCTGTCTGTTCTACACTTTTTTGTAGGATGCAAGAACTAGATTTTCCTCCGGGGCTCAGTTTCAAAACGGAAATGTGA